In Mastomys coucha isolate ucsf_1 unplaced genomic scaffold, UCSF_Mcou_1 pScaffold5, whole genome shotgun sequence, one genomic interval encodes:
- the LOC116077235 gene encoding basic proline-rich protein-like yields MGQECFTCVVQNCGYLWVPGDEPWKVEGGQQRRGKDRHGQSARRGRPPASPPPVTPALSSAVRDGSRMAVKRCKYPHGQQTALPNGKPARPQARSSSGPGVSPGPGRPRLASRPCRPSWPSRCGLHLPSPRLRGRRQSHRPRPRRRRPPRAPPAAALAGDRLYLRVSQPQNGAEGGNQAPPPAPPRLECAPPRARRRYPSRGPLTRDAPLGRLRREEAGWARSGPRGAERQRHSAASPRPSAETRTCPVGARQAQPGWGGKRPERRAGPRGRRSLARHLGTAAATGHARRGHLRLLRGLGGGIRAGKLFEI; encoded by the exons aatgcTTCACTTGTGTCGTACAGAACTGTGGGTACCTCTGGGTTCCGGGTGACGAACCCTGGAAGGTGGAAGGGGGGCAACAGAGGCGGGGAAAGGACCGGCATGGCCAGTCAGCCCGGAGAGGGCGGCCTCCGGCCTCCCCGCCTCCGGTAACGCCCGCCTTGTCCTCGGCCGTCAGGGACGGAAGTAGAATGGCCGTGAAGCGGTGCAAGTATCCCCACGGGCAGCAAACCGCTCTGCCTAACGGGAAGCCTGCGCGGCCGCAGGCCCGGTCGTCATCCGGGCCTGGAGTTTCCCCGGGTCCAGGGCGGCCGCGCCTCGCTTCCCGGCCCTGCCGGCCCTCGTGGCCGTCCCGCTGCGGGCTGCACCTACCTTCCCCGAGACTGCGCGGGCGCCGCCAGTCACACAGGCCGAGGCCGCGCCGCCGCCGGCCCCCCCGCGCTCCTCCCGCCGCAGCGCTGGCTGGCGATCGCCTTTATTTGCGGGTCTCGCAGCCACAAAATGGCGCTGAGGGAGGAAACCAGGCCCCGCCGCCGGCCCCGCCCCGCCTCGAGTGCGCCCCGCCCCGAGCGCGCCGCCGATACCCCTCCCGTGGCCCACTCACCCGAGACGCGCCTCTCGGGCGCCTCCGGCGAGAAGAGGCCGGCTGGGCCCGCTCGGGGCCTCGGGGCGCGGAGAGGCAGCGGCACTCTGCCGCCTCACCCAGACCGTCAGCGGAAACCCGCACCTGCCCCGTGGGGGCTCGGCAAGCTCAGCCCGGCTGGGGAGGGAAGCGGCCGGAGAGAAGGGCGGGCCCGCGAGGTCGGAGGTCACTCGCGAGGCATCTCGGGACGGCGGCCGCAACCGGACACGCTCGGCGGGGCCACCTGCGGCTGCTGCGCGGCCTGGGCGGAGGAATCCGAGCCGGCAA GCTTTTTGAGATATGA